In one window of Pseudomonas sp. IAC-BECa141 DNA:
- a CDS encoding DUF4376 domain-containing protein yields MKYALFDENSNLQTCLIEGVHPIPASAVKVDDKLFIRLTQEADGIWRRVGDEIVKTPFPQVTPDYAQRVADERYEREDAIVSVEGLTVATSRESAGMIYGAGISAILDPDYRCNFKTLEGFVEIGAQQILAIAKAVRAHVQACFDRELELLQAIERGTYSDEMLKEGWPDSMPVSPTSEPQ; encoded by the coding sequence ATGAAATACGCACTGTTTGACGAGAATTCGAACTTGCAAACCTGCCTGATTGAAGGGGTTCACCCGATTCCCGCGTCGGCAGTCAAAGTCGATGACAAGTTGTTTATCAGGTTGACCCAGGAAGCCGACGGCATCTGGCGTCGAGTAGGCGATGAAATTGTCAAAACGCCTTTCCCACAAGTAACTCCTGATTATGCGCAACGGGTCGCCGATGAGCGCTATGAGCGGGAGGACGCGATCGTTTCTGTGGAAGGTTTAACTGTTGCAACCTCCCGTGAAAGCGCGGGGATGATCTATGGCGCTGGCATCTCGGCGATCCTCGATCCTGATTACCGCTGCAACTTCAAAACGCTCGAAGGTTTCGTCGAGATAGGCGCGCAGCAGATTCTCGCGATTGCCAAAGCCGTCAGGGCGCACGTGCAGGCTTGTTTCGATCGCGAACTGGAGTTGCTCCAGGCAATCGAGCGCGGCACGTACTCCGATGAAATGCTTAAGGAAGGCTGGCCCGATTCCATGCCAGTTTCACCGACCTCCGAGCCTCAATAA
- a CDS encoding phage tail protein, with protein sequence MAEVLNFEHNGITVNATESPEAMGGLGDNVIGLVGTAPKADPLIPRNAPFRINSFTTHALLDPTGAEEGTLYHAVYQILKVVKVPVYVVIVEAGATPSDTVNAVIGGIEPVTGRKLGLAALGSVPEDLTIIGAPGFTGTKAVASEFASFGKRIKARVVLDGKDVSVADQVLYSQELGGADLGFDRCLVVHNMPAVYSKAAKKNVFLAPSSLAIAALAKVKQWESPGNQVTYAEDVSRVVEYNILDTSTEGDLLNRYGVSYYARTILGGFSLLGNRSITGKFISYVGLEDAISRKLVKAGQKAMAKNLTKSFMDQEVKRINDWLQTLVADETIPGGSVYLHPELNSVEKYKNGTWYVVIDYGRYAPNEHMVYQLNARDEIIEQFLEDVL encoded by the coding sequence ATGGCTGAGGTTCTGAACTTCGAGCACAACGGCATTACCGTCAATGCCACCGAATCCCCCGAGGCCATGGGTGGCCTGGGTGACAACGTCATCGGTCTGGTCGGCACCGCGCCGAAAGCCGATCCGCTGATTCCGCGCAACGCACCGTTTCGCATCAACAGCTTCACCACTCACGCGCTGCTCGATCCGACCGGTGCGGAAGAGGGCACCCTGTACCACGCCGTTTACCAGATCCTCAAAGTGGTCAAGGTGCCGGTGTATGTGGTGATCGTCGAAGCGGGCGCCACCCCAAGCGATACCGTCAACGCAGTGATCGGCGGCATCGAGCCAGTGACCGGCCGCAAGCTCGGTCTGGCTGCGCTGGGCAGCGTACCGGAAGACCTGACCATCATCGGCGCGCCAGGCTTCACCGGCACCAAGGCAGTGGCCAGCGAGTTCGCCTCGTTCGGCAAGCGCATCAAGGCCCGTGTGGTGCTGGACGGCAAGGATGTCTCGGTTGCTGACCAGGTGCTGTACAGCCAGGAACTGGGCGGCGCGGATCTGGGTTTCGACCGTTGCCTGGTGGTGCACAACATGCCGGCTGTGTACTCGAAAGCGGCGAAGAAAAACGTGTTCCTCGCGCCATCGAGCCTGGCAATCGCCGCGCTGGCCAAGGTCAAGCAATGGGAAAGCCCGGGCAACCAGGTGACCTACGCCGAAGACGTGTCGCGGGTCGTTGAGTACAACATCCTCGACACCTCCACTGAAGGCGATCTGCTCAACCGCTACGGCGTCAGCTACTACGCCCGCACCATCCTTGGCGGCTTCTCGCTGCTGGGCAACCGCTCGATCACCGGCAAGTTCATCAGCTACGTCGGTCTGGAAGACGCCATCAGCCGAAAGCTGGTGAAGGCCGGCCAGAAAGCCATGGCCAAGAACCTGACCAAGTCGTTCATGGATCAGGAAGTCAAACGCATCAACGACTGGCTGCAGACCCTGGTCGCCGACGAAACCATTCCCGGCGGCAGCGTGTATCTGCACCCGGAACTCAACAGCGTCGAGAAGTACAAGAACGGCACCTGGTACGTGGTCATCGATTACGGCCGCTACGCGCCGAACGAACACATGGTTTATCAACTCAACGCCCGCGATGAAATCATCGAGCAGTTCCTGGAGGACGTTCTCTAA
- a CDS encoding phage major tail tube protein, with translation MFTNRVRQAIAATLQGLPLSATVEEFTPPKIDFDMESMTGGRFIVEEMAKSAKPLNATLKLQGTGAEVLLAMGVKLGDDILLNVREAGQDQDGNTWFTYHTIGGKLKTMGEEAIKMGGKALTTLEFSCRTYNRLENGIPVIDIDVRTQKFVLNGVDILGDARRAVLMP, from the coding sequence ATGTTTACCAACCGCGTAAGACAGGCCATCGCGGCCACCCTGCAAGGCCTGCCGCTGTCGGCGACCGTGGAAGAATTCACTCCGCCGAAGATCGACTTCGACATGGAAAGCATGACGGGCGGGCGCTTCATCGTTGAGGAAATGGCCAAGAGCGCCAAGCCGTTGAACGCCACGCTCAAGTTGCAAGGCACCGGCGCTGAAGTGCTGCTGGCGATGGGCGTGAAACTGGGCGACGACATTCTGCTGAACGTGCGTGAAGCCGGTCAGGATCAGGACGGCAACACCTGGTTCACCTATCACACCATCGGCGGCAAGCTCAAAACCATGGGTGAGGAAGCAATCAAAATGGGTGGCAAAGCCCTGACAACTCTTGAGTTCTCTTGCCGCACCTACAACCGCCTGGAAAACGGCATTCCGGTGATCGACATCGACGTGCGCACCCAGAAGTTCGTGCTCAACGGCGTCGACATCCTCGGTGATGCCCGTCGTGCGGTGCTGATGCCGTAA